The genomic DNA TTGATGTTATCGACAGTCGCGGTGGGTTATGCGGCACCTAAGGGGGGATTCACGCCCCCGGGACAGGCAAAAAAGATGGTGATATTTGAAGATGTGGCTGATGACTATTGGGCAGCTTCAACCATATACGAACTCGCGGGGAGCGGAATGCTGAAGGGCTACGGGAACGGAAAGTTTATGCCTAACAAGCCCGTTACCAAATTGGAATCCTTGGTTATGATTTATGAAGCGGCAAACGGTGAAGGCAAAGACTCTGAAACCGGAGATTACGGATTGTACAAGGGACCGGATTGGGGAAAAGGTTATTATGCCTGGGCCGGTAGAAATGGTGTTTTCGGAGATTCTGCGAAGCTTTTCAATGCCAATGCGGCCATAACTAGGGCGGAATTCGCATTCTATGCGGCAAACCTTAATGTGAATGACGATCAATTTGATTGGGATTCTTTTGGAAACAATGAAAGCAGATTCGATGATGAAGAGGAACTGGGTGTATACAAAGAACAAATTAGATGGATGAATAGGAACGGTCTCATGATAGGCGACGACGAGAATATGTTCCACGGAGGAGGCGCCCTCAAACGCGCCGAGGCTGCAATGGTTATGCATAGGCTCACATTCTTCGACTACGGAGAGGTTTCAGATCCTTATGCCACAATCTATGTCGAAAAAGAGGCCGGATGCATTACGAGTCTCGACCCTGAAATAGAGATTCGTTTCAGCGAGTTCGTATTCGATGATGATGATGAAAACGGCGAGGAATTCAATGAGTCCAATGCGGATGTTGTAATCTTTTTCGAGGATGCAAATGATGATTCGGTTGTATTTACAGTAACTGATATCGAGCGTACCGCAACCAAGGGAATTTGGACAATAGAGCCGGATGAAGATCTTAAATTGGACGAGGAATACACCATATGGCTCGACTATGAAAATATTTTTGACGAAGCAGGAAATGAGCTTAAGGGCGACGCAGAAGAGATCTTCTGGACCTGCGAATCCTATGACATGACAGCCAGTTACGATGTAGACGAAACGTTCTCAGATGACTGGATTGGTTTCACAATCAATGTTGATGGCAACGATGACAAGGAGAATCATGTCAAAATAGTTTTCAACTTTGAAGACATTCCCGAGTGGTTAGAAATACAGTATGATGATGGCGGTTGGAAAGAAATGACTAAAGATGGAGATACTTGTATATATCCTGAATTTACACTTGAAGATGAAGACGAAACAATCGGGTTCAGGGCATATATTTCGACTCCGGGTGCATACGTGATTCCTGTTGAATTCATTGATACAGAAGCTGACCCAGGAGAGGAAGTTCTTTTCACCATTGACATGGAAATGGGTCGTGTGACTTTGGCCGATGGTTCTAGAGGCGTAGCCGGAAACGGAGTGATTTATGAGCTTTCGTCCGGTACAGCATACAGGGTTACCGAAATAGATGACGGGGACAAGACAGTATATTACACTAACTCTGAAGGCGAGCTTGAAGAGGGATTTGAGGACATGGAAGCCCTTGACGATGTCGAAATGATTATCGGCCTCGACAACTCTCTTGAATATTTGGTCGAAGTTGAAACAGAATAAGCGATATATGCTTTAAAATCAAATCAGTCTGACCGGACGGGAAACCGTCCGGTTTTATGTTTTGCAAAATTTCAACAGGGTACATATGAAAAAGGACAATAAAAAACAAGGAGGCATTTCTATGACAACCATCATGGGCGTCCGCATCGCGGACAGAGAAAAGAACGCCAAAACAGTACAAAACATTCTTACGGAATACGGCTGCTATATAAAGACCCGTTTGGGACTTCATGAAGCCGTCAATGCTTGCAGCAGTTCCGGAATCATACTCCTGGAATTCGTTGAAAATACTGACGAATATTCCAGGGAGCTAATGGGCAAGCTTCAGGCAATCGACAGCGTTACGGTCAAGACGATGATTTTCTAGGGATTCTTTACGGGAAAGGAGACAAACATCTATGTATGAAAAGGAAATGATGGCTATAAAAACTGCCATAATAAACGAAGTTGAGGGATATGAATTTTACAAAATGGCCGCGGACAAGGCCATGGACGAGGAAACCAAAAATGCTTTTCTCGAGCTTGCCGAGCAGGAAAAGATGCATATTGATTGGCTAAATGATTTCAAGTGCTCCATGGACGAAGGAAATGTATGCGATTTCAATCTCGACAAACTCAAGGATGCTCCATCCCCTAAAATATTCAAATGGGAAAACCTAGACAGAAAGTCGGCTGGAATAGCTGTATCGGTTTACGGGATAGGAATGCAAATGGAAAAAGCTTCTGTGGAATTTTACAAAGGACATGCCGAAAAAACAGAAGTGAAAGAAATGAAGAAGCTTTTCAATGTTCTTGCGGAATGGGAACAAACCCATTACGAACAATTTGCAGTGCAATACGATATGCTTAAGGAAAATTGGTGGTCGGAGCAGAATTACGCGCCATTTTAGGTGTTTTTTCGCAGGTAGGCGGGATTGAAGAATATCATTCATTCTTTCAACCCGCCCTTTTGATTGAGGGATACCAGAAGTTCGAATATCTATGCTTAATTTACTTACATAGCACAAATGGAACTGATTTAATACAGAATGAAATAGGCAGCATGAGCGGAGCCAAGATAGTTAAATTTGACGATAATGATTTTTATCCAGAAATAAGGGATGAGTTCTGAAAATTGATTAAGGATTCACCTGGTTTTAAAATACTAAAATAGTAAATACAAATAGTTCCTACTGGACATTCAGCGCAGACACATGATCGGAAGAAATTCTGGCTGTGTCTGCTTTTATGTGCCTGGCATGGGACAATTTAATCTTGAGGGTTTAAGGGGTTCGGAGTACTGGCTCAGCGATGACCTTTGAGACGACCGCATACTGTTCCTCGAAATAGCTGACAAAAGCCTTCGCCAATGGACAGTGGGAGGCATGCTCCACTCACTGGGTTTCGTTGCTGCGTTGAACTAGAGCATTTTCATCAGTCTGGGGGTTGGAGAATTGCATTTGGAATATTTAATGATAAAATGGAATAGGATGGTAAGGATTGTAGAATTTAAAGTGATACTATCAATCAAAACGAACCGGCCTCATTGATTTGTGAATGATACTCTATTTGTGTACCATTTGGGGTGCGGACATTTTTTGGACTTACTCATGCAGCCAAACCAATATTACGTCTATAAGCTACGAGATTCATTGCTCCGAGAGACATTATGAAAGTTGGAATTTTACAGAAAAAGCTTAAGCAAAACACTTGTTTGGTTAGAACGAATTTTGTACACTTATTATGATTAATGATACTCTTAGATTCAGGAAATACTCTAAGAAAATAGGTAGTCAGGATGTCTTGAATGTAAGTATATTATGGAGGCAAGTTCTTATGGGAAATAAAATTCAATTATTTGAAAACAAAAAGATTCGTACTGAGTGGGATGCAGAAAAAGGGAATTGGTATTTTTCAATAGTGGATGTTATAGATGTTTTAACGGAGAGTAAAGAACCAAGAAGATATTGGAGTGATTTGAAAATTAAGTTGAAAAATGAAGGAAATGAAACGTACGATAAAATCGTACAGTTGAAAATGACTGCAGTTGATGGAAAAATGAGAAAGACAGACGTTGCTGATACGGAACAACTTTTGCGTATTATTCAATCAATTCCATCGCCTAAAGCAGAACCATTTAAAATGTGGTTAGCTCGTGTAGGAAGTGAGAGGATAGATGAAACCATAGATCCTGAACTTACTATAGATAGAGCGTTGGAAACATATCTTAAAAAGGGGTACTCACGCGAGTGGATAAACCAAAGACTGCAGACAATCCAAGTGCGAAAAGAATTAACTGATGAATGGGATG from Peptostreptococcaceae bacterium includes the following:
- a CDS encoding ferritin family protein, yielding MYEKEMMAIKTAIINEVEGYEFYKMAADKAMDEETKNAFLELAEQEKMHIDWLNDFKCSMDEGNVCDFNLDKLKDAPSPKIFKWENLDRKSAGIAVSVYGIGMQMEKASVEFYKGHAEKTEVKEMKKLFNVLAEWEQTHYEQFAVQYDMLKENWWSEQNYAPF
- a CDS encoding Bro-N domain-containing protein; the encoded protein is MGNKIQLFENKKIRTEWDAEKGNWYFSIVDVIDVLTESKEPRRYWSDLKIKLKNEGNETYDKIVQLKMTAVDGKMRKTDVADTEQLLRIIQSIPSPKAEPFKMWLARVGSERIDETIDPELTIDRALETYLKKGYSREWINQRLQTIQVRKELTDEWDDRGVKQGIEYAILTDEITKAWAGLNTRQYKHFKGIKKENLRDNMSTLELVLNMLAEATTTELSKNIKPKNFDENREVAIKGGSIAGNARKEIENTTGKTVLTEKNSVDFTKVITDILYDDKDKDK
- a CDS encoding S-layer homology domain-containing protein codes for the protein MRKLTAFVLIFMLMLSTVAVGYAAPKGGFTPPGQAKKMVIFEDVADDYWAASTIYELAGSGMLKGYGNGKFMPNKPVTKLESLVMIYEAANGEGKDSETGDYGLYKGPDWGKGYYAWAGRNGVFGDSAKLFNANAAITRAEFAFYAANLNVNDDQFDWDSFGNNESRFDDEEELGVYKEQIRWMNRNGLMIGDDENMFHGGGALKRAEAAMVMHRLTFFDYGEVSDPYATIYVEKEAGCITSLDPEIEIRFSEFVFDDDDENGEEFNESNADVVIFFEDANDDSVVFTVTDIERTATKGIWTIEPDEDLKLDEEYTIWLDYENIFDEAGNELKGDAEEIFWTCESYDMTASYDVDETFSDDWIGFTINVDGNDDKENHVKIVFNFEDIPEWLEIQYDDGGWKEMTKDGDTCIYPEFTLEDEDETIGFRAYISTPGAYVIPVEFIDTEADPGEEVLFTIDMEMGRVTLADGSRGVAGNGVIYELSSGTAYRVTEIDDGDKTVYYTNSEGELEEGFEDMEALDDVEMIIGLDNSLEYLVEVETE